In the Suncus etruscus isolate mSunEtr1 chromosome 20, mSunEtr1.pri.cur, whole genome shotgun sequence genome, one interval contains:
- the LRRC3B gene encoding leucine-rich repeat-containing protein 3B, translating into MNLVDLWLTRSLSMCLLLQSFVLMILCFHSASMCPKGCLCSSSGGLNVTCSNANLKEIPRDLPPETVLLYLDSNQITSIPNEIFKDLHQLRVLNLSKNGIEFIDEHAFKGVAETLQTLDLSDNRIQSVHKNAFNNLKARARIANNPWHCDCTLQQVLRSMASNHETAHNVICKTSVLDEHAGRPFLNAANDADLCNLPKKTTDYAMLVTMFGWFTMVISYVVYYVRQNQEDARRHLEYLKSLPSRQKKADEPDDISTVV; encoded by the coding sequence ATGAATCTGGTAGACCTGTGGTTAACCCGTTCCCTCTCCATGTGTCTCCTCCTACAAAGTTTTGTTCTTATGATCTTGTGCTTTCATTCTGCCAGTATGTGTCCCAAGGGCTGTCTTTGTTCTTCTTCTGGGGGTTTAAATGTCACCTGTAGCAATGCAAATCTCAAGGAAATACCTAGAGATCTTCCTCCTGAAACAGTCTTATTGTATCTGGACTCCAATCAGATCACATCTATTCCCAATGAAATTTTTAAGGACCTACATCAACTGAGAGTTCTCAACCTGTCCAAAAATGGCATTGAGTTTATTGATGAGCATGCTTTCAAGGGTGTCGCTGAAACTTTGCAGACTCTGGACTTGTCTGACAACCGGATTCAAAGTgtacacaaaaatgccttcaatAACCTGAAGGCAAGGGCCAGAATTGCCAACAACCCCTGGCACTGCGACTGTACTCTACAGCAAGTTCTAAGAAGCATGGCATCAAATCATGAGACAGCTCACAATGTGATCTGTAAGACTTCGGTTTTGGACGAACATGCTGGGAGACCATTCCTCAATGCTGCCAATGATGCTGACCTTTGTAACCTCCCTAAAAAAACTACTGACTATGCCATGCTGGTTACCATGTTTGGTTGGTTTACTATGGTGATCTCCTATGTGGTGTACTATGTGAGGCAAAATCAGGAGGATGCCAGGAGACACCTTGAATACTTGAAATCCCTGCCAAGCAGGCAAAAGAAAGCAGATGAACCTGATGACATTAGCACTGTGGTATAG